The Thalassotalea psychrophila genome window below encodes:
- a CDS encoding winged helix-turn-helix domain-containing protein, producing the protein MIEVPFRKYQIGRWQLDCARMTISLGDKTEQLVPKVFELLKLFIVSLDQIVDKELAIEKVWNGNVGVGKTGFPNAVWHLRKAFFDLGAENDEVIVTIQKVGYQLIVNAQGIEEQKTVTIKPQKSKKAVSIIAVATATLLVLATILLPQLERTNQPSESKVLGAHVTNNEGVETQASISLDGKFMVFQWRKEARIGQVYIKDLQNKQAPLRKLTQSDSYETSPVWSPDGQQVAYFRFTEDDVCEVRIYNLITNKDRFIDDGCRTKLSSHPLDWSRNGKTLAYNKISDDGIVIFLHDLNTQQSKPLTVSSNNSEDLSVAFIENDKRIAIIREYGDSSDLLIVNNYLAEQPEFESLFVFDTIILTLAWDEHNQQLLINKPANGLYNIVALDLNNKSEQLIDNTPSPGSITINAATNELFVTRFLASEYITDISLLSGQIIRRVTSSSRNLYGKYVAKSDSILFFSNRSDGWELWLKGNIGSKQFTDNIGKMHIPTVSPSGEQIALIVTAKGEKRGRLHLADINSGEFRLVENLNYNMQNLSWSLDENRLFFSASKDGKMGIFVYDINTKQVSQISNSGEIFAIAGSDGNLYMSRNNQQGLWRFDPQNSTFEKIIDHLNLNDYGNFFWMAGKLYYLRRNDNADELMLYHDNAADEVVLSYPAKTIRAHQGVAASAPSRVLISMHANSDGDIYSLPLVRS; encoded by the coding sequence ATGATTGAAGTTCCTTTTCGTAAATATCAAATTGGCCGATGGCAGTTAGATTGCGCTCGGATGACGATTTCGTTAGGCGATAAAACCGAGCAACTAGTCCCCAAAGTCTTCGAATTATTGAAATTGTTTATTGTCAGTCTTGATCAAATAGTCGATAAAGAGTTGGCCATTGAAAAAGTCTGGAATGGCAATGTTGGTGTTGGTAAAACTGGATTTCCCAATGCTGTTTGGCATTTACGCAAAGCGTTTTTTGATCTGGGTGCCGAAAACGATGAGGTGATTGTAACTATCCAAAAGGTAGGGTATCAATTAATTGTAAACGCACAGGGAATTGAAGAACAGAAAACGGTAACGATAAAACCGCAAAAGTCTAAAAAAGCAGTAAGCATCATTGCGGTTGCGACGGCTACTTTGCTTGTTTTGGCTACTATTTTACTTCCTCAATTAGAGCGAACTAATCAGCCGTCTGAGAGTAAAGTTTTAGGAGCGCATGTCACCAATAACGAAGGGGTCGAGACGCAAGCTAGTATCAGCCTTGACGGTAAATTTATGGTGTTTCAATGGCGCAAAGAAGCACGAATTGGCCAAGTTTATATAAAAGACCTACAAAATAAACAAGCTCCTCTTAGAAAACTAACACAGAGTGATTCTTACGAAACGTCACCGGTTTGGTCTCCTGATGGCCAGCAAGTTGCTTATTTTCGTTTTACTGAAGATGACGTTTGTGAAGTGCGAATTTACAACCTGATCACCAACAAAGACCGATTCATAGATGATGGTTGTCGTACCAAACTGAGTAGTCATCCGTTAGATTGGAGCCGTAACGGAAAAACATTGGCCTACAATAAAATTAGTGACGATGGCATTGTTATATTTTTGCATGATCTAAATACACAGCAGTCAAAACCATTAACGGTAAGTAGCAATAATAGCGAAGACTTATCGGTGGCTTTCATTGAGAACGACAAAAGAATTGCCATTATTCGTGAATATGGCGATTCATCTGACTTGCTGATCGTAAACAACTATCTTGCAGAGCAACCAGAGTTTGAAAGCCTGTTTGTATTCGATACCATAATACTCACCTTAGCTTGGGATGAACACAACCAGCAACTACTCATTAATAAACCCGCCAATGGTTTGTATAACATTGTGGCTTTAGACTTAAACAACAAATCGGAACAGCTTATCGATAATACGCCATCTCCGGGCAGTATCACCATCAATGCTGCAACAAATGAATTGTTTGTAACACGGTTTCTAGCCAGTGAGTATATTACTGATATTTCGTTACTCAGTGGTCAAATTATACGTCGGGTGACTTCATCCTCGCGTAATTTATATGGTAAATATGTTGCTAAATCTGACAGTATATTGTTTTTTTCAAACCGCTCCGATGGTTGGGAGCTTTGGCTAAAAGGCAATATAGGATCCAAACAATTTACCGATAATATTGGCAAAATGCATATCCCGACGGTGTCACCATCGGGTGAACAAATTGCGCTTATTGTTACCGCTAAAGGTGAGAAGCGAGGACGTCTACATCTAGCCGATATTAACAGCGGAGAATTTCGTTTAGTTGAAAACTTAAATTATAATATGCAAAATCTGTCTTGGTCATTGGATGAAAATCGTCTGTTTTTCTCTGCCAGTAAAGATGGAAAAATGGGCATATTTGTTTACGATATCAACACTAAGCAAGTGTCACAAATTAGTAACTCAGGTGAAATATTTGCCATTGCCGGCAGTGACGGCAACTTATATATGTCAAGAAATAACCAGCAGGGACTTTGGCGCTTTGATCCGCAAAACTCAACATTTGAAAAAATTATAGATCATCTAAACTTAAACGATTATGGCAACTTCTTCTGGATGGCAGGTAAGCTTTATTATTTGCGCCGCAATGACAATGCAGATGAGTTGATGTTGTATCACGACAACGCCGCCGATGAAGTGGTTTTGAGCTATCCAGCTAAAACGATTCGAGCTCATCAAGGAGTAGCAGCATCTGCGCCAAGTAGAGTGCTGATCAGTATGCATGCCAATTCTGATGGTGATATCTATTCATTGCCACTTGTAAGATCATAA
- a CDS encoding leucine-rich repeat domain-containing protein, producing MKITNNYKKIVQCGCFLTTTILAGCGGGGGGNAPEVTNIAPEAEIIGANLATEHDLVNFKAQADDIDGVISSYSWSVEGTNVELTGANTANLSFIAPSVEQDTSFTIHLTVTDDDGATVSKSMNFTSERIFDSLVIRGLVKDKALIHPEVTLDIGDEQYTTTGTAAGVYTFNDVIVDERNFDQLVKLTAVGHEDYNPGVKLVSLLESFRTLKTYDTSQEYILAIDYFGLNVTNVTTAKYALALAANDNQPITTERRLNELLNSLNSQQVFVVAGLLKVIIDHEEHTLPNTVSDTLSLVLAANHEVYKDTLRDISAQGNVLTTAIEATLGDPDLVENPDFDGDGIVDSEDGDDDNDGVLDEDDFFDRDNTKSSPELGMIQYPWDGTYGSWLEFCVRESVNIPHIGTDDFKPLEYYKSVPADEVTEIYCNGTELSDLSMLKHFPNLKILQIADTDVDDISTIAQASQLEHLLLQNTKVSNFSPLSDLVQLKTLNLASTKIADLAALTKLVNLEVLNVSGTNIADLAAVSAFSNLKQLDISASQVTDLSELVNLTKLQLLYAHQAKIATLADFSKLTLLTEFTLYNNLISNIDPLATLSATSSLDLSHNKIADFSALANLTNLTELDLSHNEIANTAALSSLVKLTHVNLAYNQLSSVNGEITAGSVLNGLSNLTLLTDLNLSNNQLDSSANDLQALSALVGLSTLDISNNNFENITPVNLFTLLTDFDASGNNIVSINDLANLTTLIQLDLAKNELVDITPLSKLTNLTTLLLSHNRIDNIDVLNNWLTLPLTLWLDGDDESLCAPADPSSPVELLQIKADEQSIAYKGPCANYISRLAIVEPEQFLTIIDQDATDLIHSAGVSNLGDYERVACMNQIHDGYPLCWISNNANFFFPQCTAEENAPLMTCSDGPEEGIEWPPSSGNYWKTEPFTVDYDFTLQANNQFVSNFENRLILTLVKSSFVEVDINCSALNAQGLASCELSGDYFVGTISWTQDHEDETYPRCSAEIGSSIATCTPGPSTAQIKAAAKTIDQLPVLNTEYNFDIDFSQIEITPVQDRDYPCISGALCW from the coding sequence ATGAAAATAACGAATAATTATAAAAAAATAGTACAATGCGGTTGTTTTTTAACAACCACTATACTCGCAGGTTGTGGCGGTGGTGGTGGTGGCAATGCCCCCGAAGTTACTAATATCGCCCCCGAAGCTGAAATCATCGGCGCTAATCTTGCTACTGAGCATGACCTGGTAAACTTTAAGGCGCAGGCAGACGATATCGACGGCGTAATTTCTAGCTACTCGTGGTCTGTTGAAGGTACTAATGTTGAGCTAACGGGTGCCAACACCGCAAACCTTAGCTTTATTGCCCCAAGTGTTGAGCAAGATACCAGTTTTACCATTCACTTAACCGTTACCGACGATGATGGTGCTACGGTATCAAAGTCAATGAACTTTACCAGTGAGCGCATTTTCGACTCCTTAGTAATACGAGGATTGGTTAAAGACAAAGCGCTGATACACCCGGAAGTTACCCTAGATATAGGTGATGAACAATATACAACCACAGGTACTGCCGCGGGGGTTTATACCTTTAACGATGTAATTGTTGATGAACGAAACTTCGACCAGTTAGTGAAGCTCACAGCGGTTGGTCATGAAGATTATAATCCTGGGGTTAAATTGGTGTCATTGCTCGAGTCGTTTCGAACGCTTAAGACCTATGATACATCGCAAGAGTATATTTTAGCCATTGATTACTTTGGACTAAACGTAACCAATGTTACTACTGCCAAATATGCGTTGGCACTTGCCGCCAATGACAATCAGCCAATCACCACCGAACGTCGATTAAACGAACTGCTAAACTCACTTAACTCACAGCAAGTATTTGTAGTTGCGGGCTTACTTAAGGTAATTATTGACCACGAAGAGCATACCCTGCCAAACACGGTTTCCGATACGCTTTCGTTAGTATTAGCTGCCAACCATGAGGTTTACAAAGATACGCTAAGGGACATTTCAGCTCAAGGTAACGTTTTAACCACTGCTATTGAAGCAACGTTAGGGGATCCAGATTTAGTCGAAAATCCTGATTTTGATGGCGATGGTATCGTTGATTCAGAAGACGGTGACGACGACAACGATGGCGTGTTAGATGAGGACGACTTTTTTGATCGCGACAACACTAAATCAAGTCCAGAGCTGGGTATGATACAGTATCCTTGGGATGGTACTTATGGCTCGTGGTTAGAGTTTTGTGTGCGTGAGTCGGTGAATATTCCACATATAGGTACTGATGATTTCAAACCATTAGAATATTATAAATCTGTGCCGGCTGATGAAGTCACAGAAATATATTGTAATGGTACCGAGTTGAGCGATCTTAGCATGTTGAAGCACTTCCCCAACCTTAAGATATTGCAAATAGCAGATACAGATGTTGACGATATTTCAACTATAGCGCAGGCAAGTCAATTAGAGCATCTGCTTCTGCAGAACACCAAGGTTAGCAACTTTAGCCCGCTGTCTGATCTGGTTCAGTTAAAAACCCTAAACTTAGCTAGTACTAAAATTGCTGATTTGGCTGCTTTAACCAAGCTAGTAAACTTAGAAGTGTTGAATGTTAGCGGCACCAATATTGCTGACCTAGCTGCCGTGTCGGCATTTAGCAACTTAAAACAGTTAGATATTTCAGCCTCACAAGTGACTGACTTAAGTGAACTGGTTAATCTAACCAAGTTACAATTGTTGTATGCACATCAGGCTAAAATAGCAACGCTAGCCGATTTTTCTAAATTGACGCTATTAACAGAATTTACCTTATACAATAATTTGATCAGCAATATTGACCCGTTGGCAACGTTAAGTGCAACTTCAAGTTTGGATTTAAGCCACAATAAAATTGCTGATTTTTCAGCGCTGGCCAACTTAACCAATTTAACCGAGCTGGATCTTAGCCATAACGAAATAGCGAACACTGCTGCGCTTAGTAGTTTAGTAAAATTAACCCATGTCAACCTTGCTTATAACCAACTTAGCTCTGTTAATGGCGAGATCACTGCTGGTAGTGTGCTAAATGGTTTAAGCAACTTAACATTATTAACTGATTTAAACTTAAGTAATAATCAGCTCGACTCAAGTGCCAACGACCTGCAAGCTTTATCAGCACTTGTAGGCCTAAGCACATTAGATATTTCGAATAATAATTTTGAAAATATTACACCGGTAAATTTATTTACTTTATTAACAGACTTTGATGCTTCGGGTAATAACATCGTAAGCATTAATGATCTCGCCAATTTAACTACTTTAATACAGTTAGATTTGGCTAAAAATGAATTGGTCGATATTACGCCACTGAGTAAACTCACTAATTTAACTACATTGTTGTTATCGCATAACAGAATCGACAATATTGATGTACTTAACAATTGGCTAACATTGCCGCTAACCCTTTGGCTTGATGGTGATGATGAGAGCCTGTGTGCTCCTGCAGATCCGTCAAGCCCAGTAGAGCTATTGCAAATAAAAGCCGATGAGCAGAGTATTGCCTATAAAGGTCCTTGTGCTAACTATATTTCCCGCCTCGCTATCGTTGAGCCGGAACAGTTTTTAACCATTATTGATCAAGATGCAACGGATCTAATTCATAGTGCCGGTGTTAGTAATTTAGGCGACTATGAAAGGGTTGCATGTATGAATCAAATCCATGATGGTTATCCATTATGTTGGATTTCTAATAATGCCAATTTCTTTTTTCCGCAATGTACGGCAGAAGAAAATGCGCCATTGATGACTTGTAGTGATGGACCTGAGGAAGGTATCGAATGGCCGCCAAGCAGTGGTAATTACTGGAAAACTGAGCCATTTACGGTCGACTACGATTTTACCTTGCAAGCCAATAATCAATTTGTTTCTAACTTTGAAAATCGCTTGATCCTTACCCTAGTAAAATCGAGCTTTGTTGAAGTCGACATTAACTGTTCGGCATTAAATGCGCAAGGCTTGGCCAGTTGTGAACTTAGCGGAGATTATTTCGTTGGTACAATTAGCTGGACCCAAGACCATGAAGATGAAACTTACCCACGTTGTAGTGCAGAAATTGGCTCATCGATAGCGACTTGTACCCCTGGGCCTTCAACGGCACAGATTAAAGCAGCGGCCAAAACGATTGATCAGCTTCCGGTATTAAATACTGAATACAATTTTGATATTGACTTTTCACAAATCGAAATAACGCCGGTACAAGATCGTGATTACCCATGTATATCTGGAGCCTTATGTTGGTAA
- a CDS encoding TonB-dependent receptor domain-containing protein, translating to MIKKNKLASSIQTAILLGTIASTQVYAFEQGLTEQEVKKSDKQQQENMDDVDNEITDNEEIEIVEVTGSRIKANVLEGVSPVTVITSDDMIKKGFATAYDALKDLTQNTGVTQGAEIGAQGGFTPNAQTVSLRGLGSNQVLVLVNGRRVADYPAPYNGASNFVNLSSIPAAAISNIQILTSGASAIYGSDAVAGVMNIITKKDVEDTSFSAKFGTTTEGGGDEARLQLVTGTSGDDYTVTMALEYQKQDPIFSKDRDFMDSVEDGPAGHNYLDRGILIVDEMVKLGFYQDDENVDEDWTAHHGAKDEEFDESWTLYRDPGEQLCLDSGSGYEHSQRIMNLGEEDENNYGYYCGVDLSGTKTIRNERETVSVYVSSEYDLNDDTVVYADVMYAKQDAFLRGSFHYINAPIIEYRPEADGNMKALQDIGDKYAGAEYWDYRTEQRLFAEHELGFRDSNIEDQSLQINMGLQGIILDDFDWDIGFSRSENSNDKYSSLLKEEQVYNTYLGEKGDYWDVEYYDGLGSTDLYQPISAELKDALVGTQATIADSYSNTVSALITGPLLELPAGDMYFALTAEWNQQGYDIELDDRTLNKDGFGWYGVTGTEGGGDRERYAVGLELQFPITDSLNAQIAGRYDQYDDDSTDVGGRFSPQVGLEYRPTEDLLLRANWGKSFRAPDMHRVFATEGGYYSSGADISTCEDLYYNNQRDDITGELPSDVKPFDPSEHCSVQSIKGNSSGSKILKEEEGTNYGIGFVWDVSDDLNLTFDWYQIEIENLVQGESIQGILETDYYCKVRDTENEDADNYYPYPVTERPDIVPGSQQCLENSEKINREQTGFAGEMVESVSTTHVNVAKQTTEGIDAKAAYHYASSIGDWYFNIAWTHTLDSTYQVNGESDEIHTRDLWFNKTARSVVNGSFTWMAEYLSITFSGRRTGSIPIWNPPQEFGDENSHYFEKYDRLDAYYTFNLTSSYRMSDVLNVSAQVINIFNPEPPHDETHTAWPYYNSGQYGGASVGRSISAEITYEF from the coding sequence GTGATTAAAAAGAACAAACTTGCCAGTAGTATTCAAACCGCAATACTACTAGGCACAATTGCAAGCACACAGGTGTATGCATTCGAACAAGGCTTAACTGAGCAAGAGGTTAAAAAGTCCGATAAGCAGCAACAAGAAAACATGGACGATGTCGACAATGAGATAACCGATAATGAAGAAATTGAAATTGTTGAGGTCACTGGCTCAAGAATTAAAGCCAACGTGTTGGAAGGCGTCAGCCCAGTTACGGTTATCACCTCAGATGATATGATTAAGAAAGGCTTTGCTACTGCCTATGATGCGCTGAAAGATTTAACCCAAAACACTGGTGTCACCCAAGGCGCTGAAATTGGCGCGCAAGGCGGTTTTACCCCTAATGCGCAAACAGTAAGTTTACGTGGTTTAGGTAGTAATCAGGTGCTGGTATTAGTGAATGGCCGTAGGGTTGCCGATTATCCTGCGCCGTACAATGGCGCTTCAAACTTTGTGAATTTATCATCGATTCCTGCCGCAGCAATCTCAAATATTCAGATCCTTACTTCCGGGGCCTCGGCAATTTATGGCTCAGATGCTGTTGCTGGTGTAATGAATATTATTACCAAAAAAGATGTTGAAGATACCAGCTTTAGCGCAAAATTTGGGACCACAACTGAGGGGGGAGGCGACGAAGCTCGACTGCAATTAGTTACCGGTACCTCAGGTGATGATTACACCGTAACTATGGCACTTGAGTATCAAAAACAAGATCCTATCTTTTCTAAAGACCGTGACTTTATGGACTCGGTAGAAGACGGTCCTGCCGGCCATAATTACTTGGACCGCGGTATTCTTATTGTTGATGAAATGGTTAAATTAGGCTTTTATCAAGACGATGAAAACGTCGATGAAGACTGGACTGCACATCATGGTGCTAAGGATGAAGAGTTTGACGAGAGCTGGACATTGTATCGCGATCCAGGTGAGCAACTGTGTTTAGATTCAGGCTCAGGTTACGAGCATAGCCAGCGCATTATGAACCTAGGTGAAGAAGACGAAAATAACTATGGTTATTACTGTGGTGTCGACCTGTCAGGCACCAAAACCATTCGTAATGAACGTGAAACAGTCTCAGTCTATGTAAGCAGTGAATATGACCTAAACGACGATACTGTAGTTTACGCAGATGTGATGTATGCAAAACAAGATGCGTTTTTACGCGGTAGCTTCCATTATATAAATGCCCCAATTATTGAATATCGACCAGAAGCCGATGGTAATATGAAAGCGTTGCAAGATATAGGCGATAAATATGCCGGTGCTGAGTATTGGGATTATCGTACCGAGCAGCGCTTGTTTGCTGAGCATGAGTTAGGGTTCAGAGATTCTAATATTGAAGATCAGTCTTTACAGATTAATATGGGGCTTCAGGGCATCATTCTTGATGATTTCGACTGGGATATTGGCTTTAGTCGCAGTGAAAATAGTAATGACAAATACTCTAGTTTATTAAAAGAAGAACAAGTCTATAACACCTACTTAGGTGAAAAAGGTGATTACTGGGATGTCGAATATTATGATGGTTTAGGCTCCACCGATCTTTATCAGCCAATAAGCGCCGAACTAAAAGATGCCTTAGTTGGCACGCAAGCGACAATTGCCGACTCCTATTCAAATACCGTTTCTGCCTTAATTACTGGGCCATTATTGGAACTGCCGGCAGGGGATATGTATTTTGCCTTAACTGCTGAATGGAATCAGCAAGGCTATGACATTGAACTCGACGATCGCACCTTAAACAAAGATGGCTTTGGCTGGTATGGTGTTACCGGTACAGAAGGTGGCGGTGATCGAGAGCGTTATGCTGTAGGGTTAGAATTACAATTTCCCATTACTGATTCACTTAATGCGCAAATTGCCGGCCGCTATGATCAATATGACGATGATAGCACAGACGTAGGTGGTCGCTTCTCACCGCAGGTGGGGCTTGAATACCGACCTACAGAAGATCTTCTGCTGCGAGCCAATTGGGGTAAGAGCTTTAGGGCACCTGATATGCATCGCGTATTTGCCACTGAAGGCGGCTACTACTCTTCTGGGGCAGATATTTCAACTTGTGAAGATTTGTATTATAACAATCAGCGTGATGACATAACAGGTGAATTACCTAGCGATGTTAAACCGTTCGATCCGAGTGAGCATTGTTCAGTACAGTCGATTAAAGGTAATAGTTCTGGCTCTAAAATACTCAAAGAAGAAGAAGGAACTAATTACGGAATTGGTTTTGTCTGGGATGTGAGTGACGATTTAAATCTGACCTTCGACTGGTATCAAATTGAAATTGAAAACTTGGTCCAAGGTGAATCAATTCAGGGTATTTTAGAAACAGATTACTATTGTAAAGTTCGTGATACTGAAAATGAAGATGCCGACAACTATTATCCTTACCCGGTTACTGAACGACCGGACATAGTGCCTGGCAGCCAGCAATGTTTAGAGAACTCAGAAAAGATCAACCGCGAGCAAACTGGCTTTGCTGGCGAAATGGTCGAGTCGGTAAGTACTACACATGTTAATGTTGCGAAACAAACTACCGAAGGGATTGATGCCAAAGCAGCCTATCACTATGCAAGCAGCATCGGTGATTGGTACTTCAATATCGCCTGGACCCACACTTTAGATTCTACTTATCAAGTTAACGGTGAAAGCGACGAAATACATACCCGAGATTTATGGTTTAATAAAACTGCAAGGTCTGTGGTAAATGGCTCATTCACTTGGATGGCAGAATATTTATCTATTACATTCAGTGGCCGTCGTACCGGTTCAATCCCAATTTGGAATCCACCACAAGAATTTGGTGATGAAAACAGCCATTACTTTGAAAAATATGACCGTTTAGATGCTTATTATACGTTTAATCTAACCTCATCTTATAGAATGAGTGATGTATTAAATGTCAGTGCTCAAGTGATTAATATTTTTAACCCAGAGCCACCACATGATGAAACACACACGGCGTGGCCGTATTACAACTCAGGACAGTACGGCGGTGCATCTGTTGGACGTTCTATATCGGCTGAAATTACCTATGAGTTTTAA